GTTCCATCAAACATATGCCCTGCCTCTTTATAGAGTGCTGCAATGGCGGGGCCCGGCGTTTTAATCACTTCCTCATCAAGATATCGTGGTCTCCAGCGCCTGTCATCCTGCACAACAAACAGTTTTTCCAGGAGTTTAACCAGTTGATGCACAACCGGCGTTAATACAAGGACACCCAGACTGTTAAAAATGGTATGAAATAATGACAATTTCATGGCAATATCCTGATCTGTTATGCCGACATATCCACTGATCAAATCAACCATTTGCATCAAATATTTCATAAAAATCACGGCAATGAGTGCCGTAATTACATTAAATATGAGATGAGCAACGGCCAAACGCTTGCCGTTTGCATTTGAGGTCACAGCCCCCAAGACAGCCGTCACAGTGGTTCCAAGATTTGCGCCAATGGCAAGGGAAATTGAACTTACATAGTCAATCTGGCCCGTCGCCACAGCTGTAATAATCAGGGCCATGGTTGCACTGCTCGACTGAATAATAATTGTCGCCACTGCTCCCACAAAAATATATGTCAAGATCCCTAAAAATCCGTCCATACCATATTGCGAGAGCTCAATACCGCTTTTCAGGGTTTCAAACCCCTCTTTCATATAGGAGATACCCAGGAAAATAAATCCAAGACCAAGCAAAATATTGCCGATCCCCTTATAGGTTCTGTTGTTAAAAAAAGTGAACAGAACACCAAAGACAATCATTGGCAGGGCGAAAGCTGAAATTTTAATTTTCATACCAAAAACCGCCACAATCCATGCCGTTGCAGTGGTTCCGATATTTGCGCCAAATATAATGCCGACAGCCGGACCCAACGATATAAGCTCCGCAGACAGAAAGGATATTGCAATAACGGAAATAAGAGATGAACTTTGGACGATTGCGGTGGCAAGAAACCCGCTGAAAATCGCTTTCGGGATCGTATTGGTAGTCTTACTCAGTATCTTTGAAAGAATGCCCCCGGTAAAGCACTTGAAACCATCCTCCATAAAAAACATACCGACAATAAAAATGGCAATGCCTGAAGCGATGGTTGCAAAATCACCACTTTGCAAGACGCCATAGCCAACAAACAATATGATCGGTAAAATAAGAAACCGTTTTAACATCCATCCCCTCTAAAAATCAAAATCATAACTATAACGCTCAGCATATCAGATTAACATGCAACGTAATTCCCAGGTATATAGGCCCCCTCCCTGACCAATATACCCGGGCTTTTAAAATTATCCTGTTTGGTTAGCCGGGCTACACATGTCTCAGTCTATGCTGCCAAATTGTTCACAAAAAATGATCATCTTGGCCAGACTAAAATTATTGATCAAATCATAGAGATCCTTTCCGTCTTTATCTCCGTCATCATCTGAATCAGGAGAATAGCCTTCAAATTCATAGGCACCCATATCCCATTCGGCAAGCCCATCAAAATCACCATCCTGGGGTCTTAAAACGCCCTCAATGTCCTCTGAATAGGTGGAAAAACTTCTTCCGGCATCAATACAGGGAGAGCCTTCCGTCAAATGAAAATCAGACGCACCTGCAAACCCCGGGTCTATATTGATATTATGTTCCACAGGGGTCCATCCACCCTGAATATCGCTCCAATCCACATCCAGATACGTACTGCTGGACACATTGTATCGGAGCTGATTTGGTGTATTCCCCCAGAAGATACAATTTTTTATATCAGCCGGGTTTGAATACGCGTCATATGAATGGAACCCACCGCCGTCACTGGTCGCTGAATTTTGATAAAAGGTGCAGTTCCAGATTCTGGGATAAAATATGTAGCTGTAGACCGCTCCCCCGATCTGGGCTGAATTGTCATGGAAAACGCAATTAATCATATATGCAATGGCCTCGGTTGTCT
Above is a window of uncultured Desulfobacter sp. DNA encoding:
- a CDS encoding Na/Pi cotransporter family protein — its product is MLKRFLILPIILFVGYGVLQSGDFATIASGIAIFIVGMFFMEDGFKCFTGGILSKILSKTTNTIPKAIFSGFLATAIVQSSSLISVIAISFLSAELISLGPAVGIIFGANIGTTATAWIVAVFGMKIKISAFALPMIVFGVLFTFFNNRTYKGIGNILLGLGFIFLGISYMKEGFETLKSGIELSQYGMDGFLGILTYIFVGAVATIIIQSSSATMALIITAVATGQIDYVSSISLAIGANLGTTVTAVLGAVTSNANGKRLAVAHLIFNVITALIAVIFMKYLMQMVDLISGYVGITDQDIAMKLSLFHTIFNSLGVLVLTPVVHQLVKLLEKLFVVQDDRRWRPRYLDEEVIKTPGPAIAALYKEAGHMFDGTSQIIIQALRLHRHEVFSDCNIDDALRTVKETDIDIDELYEKRIKFLYSDILKYSILAEKNMNKEQRHKVYKIKLASRDMIEAIKDIRELQKNIAGYMARDNENIKNEYNFLRKDIAQLLRIIACLRENPGELDRVTDLETAKEQNKGLDIVAAKRLSVLLRDGKITESMASSLLNDGTYTSQIAEKLIKSADILWGNSTENDVDSLRDSLSRNKPHH